The genomic segment CATGGTGATGGATGCCTTTGATGCACGAGAGATGCAGCTTCAATGTCTGTGAGCTGACACCCATAAGAGACTCGGGGGACTCAGGGctaaaaattgaaaacaagCAAATGGTTAATAAGCACTATAGTGGGGCATGTGCTGCGGTGGCCAACAAGACAGTTAGCCAAGTAGAATGAGCGAATCCAAAATTTTAACTAAAGCAGTAAGAGACCCCAATAAAACAATTCCATGAATTTCCAAGAAGTTCATGTCAAACATAGAGCACACTATATAATTAATTAAAGTAGTAGGAGGATTCAATAAAACGATTCCATGAATTTCCAAGAAGTTTGTGTCAAACAGATACCAGGTGTGCAACtatggccaccaagacaaagatTTTAGACAGTTAGCCAAGTAGAATGACAGAATCATGCTTTGGCTGAAACACACTATATAATTAATTAAAGTAGTAAGAGGATTCAATAAAATTATTCCATGAATTTCCAAGAAGTTCATGTTAAACAGGTTTCTGCATCCTCATTGGTCTATTTCAccaaactgtcaaggtggccaccaTAGAGTGTGTCacactgtaaaaaaaagtggCTGCATCCAGAGGCAGTCAACTCTCTGCTTATAAACACCCGGCAGACAGCCGATGGAATCCTCAATAATGGAATTACCCCAAATAAACATTGATTACTTGTACTACATACCCCACATCTGACTCAGAAAAGAAGAGTTCAAGGGAAAGCTGGACATCTGCACTGTCAATCTGCTGGGTGATCTTCAAAGGGGAAAGAATAGTAATTATGAGTGAGCAGCCAACTGTACAGCATATTAATTATGTACAGTGATCAAAAAAGCAATTAATCtcagcctttttttttgctgcatcaaacaaaaatacataaaatttGCTCATCCTGGCTTTTATAGGGTAATGAATGGTAATAATGGTATGTAATTTCTCATTGTGCATAACACCTTATTGCTGTCCACAAGCAAGTGAAGACGGAATATAAAGGCATCATTGATAGGGACTTCTTCATTTCTGTAGAGTATCTGGATTGTTCTAGAAATTGCTGTCATGCCAGATGGTGATATAAGGGCTGGGAAAAGGCATTCTTCCTCTGACTGTTCATCTGAAGAAAAACATTCTATGAGAGCACTATAATATAGAATATAAATTTACTTTTCCTAGGTCTGGTGCCAGAATGATATCCAAAAGTGTACAACAGAGCAGTAGCGGACCTATGGGGAGGGTTTAgagggtttaaaccccccctTTTGGGcggccagaaagccatatgtaacaaaaacaattaccCTCTCTCCCTTTGTCGCTTTGCCAAACCCCCCTTTAGCAAAGAgctagatcctcccctggaGAGTCCACCCTATTCCAAGGGGAGTGGCTCTGACACTCTTGTACGTGTTTGAAATTCAGGCTAGTGACACATATGCCATTCTCAAGTATAGTTGTTATTACCTGGTCTTCTTTGGTATTCTACATCAACATTGGTGGCTGTTTTCTCAGGTGGTTTCAGAGTACAGCGAATATGGTAGTACCTTTAATAACaacacaaaatacaaaataagaaattgCATTACTATACAGCTATTTAGCAGACAACGATCAAACAATGGCTGTTATCAACTGGTTACTGGATTTGACTCTGGAATTGAAGCCCTGAAAAAACTTGTTTCCCccaaaacatattttgaattttacaaaaatcactttttttttctcttttcatAACACAAGCCAATAATTATCACACAATGTAGTATAATGAAATCTACAGGAAATATTTCATAATTTTATAGAACAAATATTTAACATCCTCTTTTAGCTTGGTGCCTATGTGTAAATAAACATGACATACCACGGGTTAGTGTAACAAAAACATATTGAGATTCAAACAAGTGTTATATAATTTGACAATATTTGAAAACTCACCCTCTTTGGAATAGGTCAACATTGTGAAAAGAGGAAAATTCCACTGCTATCTCAATGGTTGCCTGaaggtcccccatgattctttTCGCTTTCAAGCCCCTCGATTGCTCTCGATACCGCGTTGAATGGGTAGCCAAAGATCATAAACAACCCCCAATAATCCCAGACATCAATAGAACACCAGTCAAACATTCGAATGAAGCTGATACGATGGAGTCATTGCTCTTGTTCGAACGAATCTCTGGAtaacaataagaaaattatTAAAACTATATTACTTATCGGATACATTGAATAATATTCTCTTGTATTTACACCATtaagtattatatttttcagcTCACATGTCTCGTTATAAAATATTTACGCtgtgatttttaaaacacttaAATAATCACACAGAAATGTAAATACAGAGGAAAGTAGCACTTAATATTTTGCTTATCAATCAGGGAAAGTTAGCCGAGACTCAGGGACAATCGTTAAAATTGGCATGCGTTCTTACGGAACAACTATCGTAATACGCTTGTGACACTAGGTGGAAAATTTGAAAAGAATGTTTTACGATCTTTATCCATTTCCCTCCATGGCATGAATTCAGAGTCAGCAGATGTATGTCATATGCTTAattatcaatttaaaaaatatgatgTTTATATCTAAATTCAACGCGTCTATAAATAATGACAAACTGATTTTCATTTGACGTTATAAACTCAAGAGTTTAACTCCGGTTGGGCACAACTCGTCAAACAACTCAGCCGTAAAATCACgcaaaactttaaaaataaaaacgccATCCCAGTCAAACTATAATGAAACACTTATTTGTGGTTAAGGCAACtatagcatttttttcttataattgATTTTAGGTCCAAAAGTACCTTATGAGATGAATATCTTCTTCCTTCGACTTCGTTGTtcctccattttgttttcgtttTCGAGATGGGCACCAAAGGAAACTTGGGATCCCTTTGTCTATGTTTGCACGAAAGAGACTGAAAAAGGCCTGAATTTACTCCGTTGCTCGGTAACCGACGTTGTTTCTGTCACGTGACCTGTTGCTATATATTCAGCCATCTTGAGTCGCAACACACAACAGAGTTTTCTTTTGAGCAGTCTAAACTCTGAATCCAAAATGGGTCAAATAACGATGGAAATGTTGTCGAAATCCCACCAtcacacaaagaaaaaacgTGATGAAAGCAGTCAACATTATCTAAAGCGACTAACTCATTTGTACCTTGCTGAAAAAGGGATAGACGAAATTGTAAgtatcactttttttttacatgaatcatttttttgtttaaaaaaaaaacaagcttgATCAGCAACAGTAATATTATTAAGTTGTTCTCTATTTTGATATTGTTTTGTGCTTTTTTCGCAGGATAATCTTTCAATGTGCAAGAACTTGTCTGTGTTGTACTTATACGACAACAACATCTCAAAGATAAAGAACTTGGGATTTGCCGGAAATCTTACACATCTATACTTACAGAATAACAAAATATCGAGAATAGAGGGACTGGATCACTGTAGACGACTGTCGAAATTGTAAGTAcgaataaaatgaaaacaaagctCTATTTCTGCTTAGGCTAGGGTATTATTTGCAGGTAGTTTGAAGTAACACTGTTAAAACAAGTTAACACAGCTTCCAGGAAAATGTGAGGGAAACTGGGCTAAATTTAGTATGTATGATTAAAGAGGGCCAATCACGCCACCATTTTATACTCCTGCTCAAttccgagtcacacaaagaatccctttccatcagctaattcaagcgaatttcaatgaaatattgtcaataatgtatcagacttcattcgtagattacTGTTTTTTTAGAAGGTTCCCTGCTAATTAACTGTTGTATATcattaataaacaataacaaaggagtggttgatcaacATAGTCATAAAACAGTGGAGTTGACTTCTCATATTTTTATTACCATAGTATAATTGGCCCcagtatttatatataaagcaTTGTGTcatttgtgttgttgttttgacaGGACAATGCCATTTAACACATTTTCAGACAGGCAGATATTCTGATCTGCACCTCAATTTACTTTAAAACTTCATTAACAGCATTCCTGAATCCTATGATTCACCCACTCCACTTTCTAAGGCAACATGCAATACCATGGCCACAAATACAAAGTCTACAAAACTATGCCAATAAGCATGTGAGAGTCACAGATTAAATTGACATTTACCTGAAAACGAGGAGGATTCCGTCATGGTTGACCGAATTGGCCAGCAAAGCTCATGTCAATCAGATTTCATTTTTCTCATCATTTCATTTCTCAAAAGATTATTTCTAACTTGAGCTGCCTTAATTTATAGTGTAGAATTATGACACAACTTCAACTAACCTTTTCCCAAAGGCTTGCTTGGGAAAACCATAACAATGCAAAGTTCTACAGACACTTGTtctcataaaagaaaaattattttattcacAGATATCTTGGGGGTAATTCTATAACAGTTATTGAAGGATTAGACAAGTTAGAGAACCTGAGAGAGCTTCACATGGAAAAACAGCATCTTCCTCCGGGTGAAAAATTACTGTTTGACCCCAGGACCCTTCAAGCATTATCAGTAAGTACCTTTTTCAATACTCTTTTGGTTAATAACCTGTAAAATACACTCCTATGGTTGAAGGGTGATTTTAGAGCATACTGTATATTGAAATACTAAACATCAGTTGGAATTATGTAGAATGTGTGAATGCACTTTGAAATACTGTATATTGAAGTCCAAAACATAAGAAATTGATGAAAGACTAACAGCCCACCTTTTCTATGTACAGAAATGTTTATGTGTGCTGAACATATCAGAGAACAATATCGACTCCATTGATGAGCTGCAGTGCCTTACCAACATGACACAGTTCTTCACCGAGCATAACCTGCTAGCAGACATGAAGGAGTTGTCTCGGGTGATGGCTGCTTGGCCATACTTGTGGAGGCTTGAGGTCTCTGGGAACCCTTTGTGTCAAAAGAAGAAGTACAGAGACAGGATCATTGTCATGTCAAACTCATTGGGTATGCAACAATgaaaatatttccttttcttttatcttcttttttttaattgcacAGAAGGTTATACAGTGGAACATCCATATGACAGACCTTCATTTAGCAGATAGTCTCTATATAATGGACAACTAAGCCATGGTGTCAAATTCTTCAGTCAAACTGTTTACATAAGCCTTTATTAATCAGACACCTTCATGTTACACCATTTTCAGTCCCAAGGGTGCCTGTTATTTGGAGGTTTCACTGTATTAATTAATGCACTATAGAGTGGGCTGGAACTGGTGACAAAGTACAGGGTGTCTATGCTTTGATATATTCCTTTTTACTGTCTTCCATCACTATTCCTTGAAATGATAAACAACTTGTCCCAATAATGACTTGACTGACTTTCCCATCCCAAACTAAatccaacttttttttatctccagTAATGCTTGATGGAAAAGAGATCAATGCAACTGCTAAGAGGTTCCTCATGAACTGGAAAGCAAACAAAGATGCAAGAAAGCGACAGAGGAAGCAGCACCTTCAGCTTGAGGGCACCTCATCCAACACCCTGTCAACCATACCCACCCTTCCCACCCTGCATGGATCAATACAGACCAGTAAGGTCGGCAGCGGGTACTTTGTCAACCAAGGAATCAACCCGCTGATACGCCTTGCCGATCCAGAGGATGGTCAGACCTTGATGCTAACAAGAGGAAACAAGACCCTGGCTGCAGTGGTTCAAGCAAGAGCACCTAACTCTACGTTATTACGAGGAAGGGATCCGCCAATGCAGCAGTCTAGGTGAGTCTGCTGTACAGTCCAGTCTTGTAGATAGCTTGTTTCTTCTTGTGTGACTGTTTTACtgccgaaaaaaaaatccatgcacATAAGATGTATATTTCTGTAGCAGCATTACTTGTATCTTTTTTTGCCTGTGCAAAAGGATGTACATTACAGGCTCTTGTTAGAGAGGtcaaaaataaaagattttcTTGGGGTTTACCTGCTCTTTTAATTAGATTGGCCAAGATCATGGTGCTTTATTCTCGAGTCATGATACTCTCAAattatttatgttttgttAATTGAAGCACGTTTTCTTTTCCATAGATTTCCCAACATCTTTGCTCCACCTCGTCCAATGATGAATGAACCAACGTGGGAAACAGACAGTGAAATGCATAGTGTACCCTTACAGATATAAAAACACATGGACTGTCATATCCAAAATAATATGTAATAGAAATATTTATAAATTTTACCTGTATGGGTGCTAagcgtgaaaaagaaaaaggaataagaaaaaaaatattattagaaattataataaattGGCCCTTTGCGTTGTAATTTAGACCAAGAAATAGATATAAAAGTTTGTAAATTAGTTGATATGTATTATATTGTAAATACGAAATTATAAGGTTATTTACCAATGAATAAACAGTCGTCAGGTTTTGTAAATAtgtttttgaataaaaaaatgttttaattttaacttTTTAGATGTATATATTTGTGTTGGTAGCAAATCTCTTTCATGATGTCTTATATAGAAAACTTCATGCTTGAGGATTAGGATCATGCTTGAGGAGGCTCTTGTTCTCAGGGTAGGGATAAGAAAAACCGACACTCGTAAATATTAATAGATACAGATAAGTCTCAGGGAGATATTGGTTGCTGATTTCTCAAAGATAAGGTGGTGAATACCCGGTATTATTTTTTGGCTACGATGGTAGGCGCACTCTGATTGGATAAGCGGGCGAGAATCCTACGATATTGCCCGCGGGCAGTTTCGGAAATTTTCCCGCCGCGGTCTCTTTTTACAAGCTAAATcgaccaaaaaaaataacggaTCTTAGGAGTTTAATTATCGTGGCGGCTTACATATTCTAAAGTCCTCCCGCGCAATGGGATGGCGTACTCAAAGATGCGCTTTCAGCAGCGAAAGTTAGAGACCTTGAGAGTGCTCGTTTACAATGCCGCTCGTATGCAACGAAGTTTACTCGTAAGTAGGCAAAAGAAAGTCTCCACTTTGCTATTACAATTTTGATGTGCTACATCTCAACTAATTCAAGAAAGTGTAGAGTCCTATTATTTACAACACGGATTATCATAACAAAATAGCTTTCTTGTGGCTTCCTTTCGGAATCGAACAGATTCTTGTAAATGGTAACAAGGCGGCTTCGTGTCACCGCCCAACAATAAGACCACCTGTGAAAACGCGAACTACATTCACACATCcgcgcgaaaaaaaaatcacaacagggCTGTCCGAACCGTCATAGATGTACTACAAAACTACAAATAACTGAACTTCGTCACAAATGCTTCTAGCTGAGTGGTTTAGTAAAAATGGTGCCTTATAAGCACTTGTGGGTCTTAGTGGTGATACTGTGCTGTGATTTGCTGAGTCAAGCGAAGGCACTGGCGATAAGAGTCAAAAGGTTCGACAACACAGGACCGGGTAAGCCCTGCAGATTGGTATAAACTAAAAGTCCTTTTTGTGAAGTCTACAAGTTCCTGAGTTTAAAATCTCCCTATCGTGCTATGATAATTGTTTGGGCGATTAATATTCTTAGTCACGCTCGAATGATAACAGATCTGGTACAGTTTCCTATTTGTAGCGTTTCCATGATAATAAGTGGAAACCGCGTACCATTCTCAGTGCTGCGCGCAGAGTTATTTGATAACTGACGGATCAAGGCAAAATCTCTTGAAAACGAAATCCAGCAAAcagaaacaaacaagcaaattTGTTATGAAAAGATCGAATTCCAAGGGGGAAATGGCAAATCAATCAACTAGCTGCAAGGAATTAGTTAGGCTCCTAACTTCACGTCTAATATCAAATGGTGGCGTAAGGCTGGCGTAGCGCGCGGGATaaatagcctgctagccggctatCATTGTGGGTTATttggaaatgttttattttcgaatattgggagCCCTGTGCGCGCGCGAAGGCAGAGGTGCGCTGggcacagggttcccaatattcgaaaataaaacatttccaaATAACCCACAATGatagccggctagcaggctacggGATAACGGGATAGATATAGAAGAATGAAAACTGTTCTCTTCGTGAGTATATGCCCAAAGACACCTCAACTACGACTACCGTAGGTTCCTA from the Nematostella vectensis chromosome 4, jaNemVect1.1, whole genome shotgun sequence genome contains:
- the LOC5519687 gene encoding protein phosphatase 1 regulatory subunit 42 — protein: MGQITMEMLSKSHHHTKKKRDESSQHYLKRLTHLYLAEKGIDEIDNLSMCKNLSVLYLYDNNISKIKNLGFAGNLTHLYLQNNKISRIEGLDHCRRLSKLYLGGNSITVIEGLDKLENLRELHMEKQHLPPGEKLLFDPRTLQALSKCLCVLNISENNIDSIDELQCLTNMTQFFTEHNLLADMKELSRVMAAWPYLWRLEVSGNPLCQKKKYRDRIIVMSNSLVMLDGKEINATAKRFLMNWKANKDARKRQRKQHLQLEGTSSNTLSTIPTLPTLHGSIQTSKVGSGYFVNQGINPLIRLADPEDGQTLMLTRGNKTLAAVVQARAPNSTLLRGRDPPMQQSRFPNIFAPPRPMMNEPTWETDSEMHSVPLQI